The Polynucleobacter necessarius genome window below encodes:
- the rpoC gene encoding DNA-directed RNA polymerase subunit beta' translates to MKALLDLFKQAQGDEQFDVIKIGLASPEKIRSWSFGEVRKPETINYRTFKPERDGLFCAKIFGPTKDYECLCGKYKRLKFRGVICEKCGVEVTLAKVRRERMGHIELAAPVAHIWFLKSLPSRLGMVLDMTLRDIERVLYFEAYVVVDPGMTPEGAMKRGQIISENEYIAKTEEYGDGAFTAIMGAEGIRDLLRSIDIDREVETIRAELKATGSDAKIKKYAKRLKVLEAFQTSGIKPDWMIMEVLPVLPPELRPLVPLDGGRFATSDLNDLYRRVINRNNRLKRLLELRAPEIIVRNEKRMLQEAVDSLFDNGRRGKAMTGANKRPLKSLAEMIKGKSGRFRQNLLGKRVDYSGRSVIVVGPTLKLHQCGLPKLIALELFKPFIFNKLETLGIATTIKAAKKEVESQTPIVWDILEEVIREHPIMLNRAPTLHRLGIQAFEPMLIEGKAIQLHPLVCAAFNADFDGDQMAVHVPLSLEAQMEARTLMLASNNVLFPANGEPSIVPSQDVVLGLYYATRDKINGKGEGMVFANITEVMRAYEAGQVELASRVAVRITEYDIVDKKAEGDARVSEKTKIYQTSVGRAILSEILPKGMSFEEINKPLKKKEISRLINTSFRKCGLRETVIFADRLLQSGFRLATKAGISIAIDDMLIPSSKERIITEASTKVKEYDKQFMSGLVTNQERYNNVVDIWGAAGDQVGKAMMDELSHVDVLDRNGKPARQESFNSIYMMADSGARGSAAQIRQLAGMRGLMAKPDGSIIETPITANFREGLNVLQYFISTHGARKGLADTALKTANSGYLTRRLCDVTQDLVVIEEDCGTTTGVTMKALVEGGEIIEALRDRILGRVCIGDIVRPDTQEITVPNDTLLDEDHVDQIVALGIDEVKVRTVLSCQTRYGLCAKCYGRDLGRGGLVNVGEAVGVIAAQSIGEPGTQLTMRTFHIGGAASRALVASNIEAKSNGTLKFSGAMRVVKNAKGEQIVISRSGEALIVEDNGRERERHKVPYGATLLLKEDAAVKAGASLATWDPLTRPIISEYAGVARFDNVEEGVTVAKQVDEVTGLSTLVVIDGQRRSAASKGVRPVINLVDDKGNDVMIAGTDHPVNIGLQVGALITVKDGQTVEVGEVLARIPIESQKTRDITGGLPRVAELFEARSPKDAAVLAKVTGTVSFGKETKGKQRLVITDMDGEANEFLISKEKQVLVHDGQVVNKGEMIVEGPADPHDILTLKGIEELALYIVDEVQDVYRLQGVKINDTHIEVIVRQMLRRVQVTEPGDTSFITGEQVERSKLYDENDRVIAEGKHPAQFDNVLLGITKASLSTDSFISAASFQETTRVLTEAAIMGKTDTLRGLKENVIIGRLIPAGTGLSYRRARKVREQFERDCAQMIAAEEEAMANMLVAIETEVVAPTGEVD, encoded by the coding sequence ATGAAAGCATTGCTCGATTTATTTAAGCAAGCGCAAGGTGATGAGCAGTTTGATGTCATCAAGATTGGCCTTGCATCCCCTGAGAAAATTCGCTCATGGTCTTTTGGTGAAGTACGCAAACCAGAAACAATCAACTATCGGACTTTTAAGCCCGAGCGTGATGGTTTGTTCTGCGCCAAGATTTTTGGACCAACTAAAGACTACGAGTGCTTATGCGGCAAGTACAAGCGCTTAAAGTTCCGTGGCGTTATCTGCGAGAAGTGTGGCGTTGAAGTCACTCTCGCTAAAGTGCGTCGTGAGCGCATGGGCCACATTGAATTGGCAGCCCCTGTTGCGCATATTTGGTTCTTGAAGTCTTTGCCATCCCGTCTGGGAATGGTGCTCGATATGACTTTGCGTGATATCGAGCGCGTTCTCTACTTCGAGGCGTATGTCGTTGTTGATCCTGGTATGACTCCTGAAGGCGCGATGAAGCGTGGTCAGATCATATCCGAAAACGAGTACATTGCGAAGACAGAAGAATATGGTGACGGTGCATTTACGGCCATCATGGGCGCGGAAGGAATTCGTGATCTCTTGCGTTCGATTGATATCGATCGCGAAGTAGAGACGATTCGTGCTGAATTGAAGGCGACAGGCAGTGATGCCAAGATCAAGAAATACGCCAAGCGTTTAAAGGTACTCGAAGCGTTCCAGACTTCAGGCATTAAGCCTGACTGGATGATCATGGAGGTCTTGCCTGTATTGCCTCCCGAATTACGTCCATTGGTGCCGTTGGATGGCGGTCGCTTTGCCACCTCCGATTTGAACGATCTCTATCGTCGCGTGATCAATCGTAATAACCGCTTGAAGCGGTTGTTAGAGTTGCGCGCACCAGAGATCATCGTTCGTAACGAAAAACGAATGTTGCAAGAAGCGGTTGACTCATTGTTCGACAATGGTCGTCGCGGCAAGGCTATGACTGGCGCTAACAAGCGCCCTCTCAAGTCCTTGGCTGAAATGATTAAAGGTAAGAGCGGTCGTTTCCGTCAAAACTTGTTGGGTAAACGGGTTGACTACTCTGGTCGTTCAGTCATCGTGGTTGGCCCTACATTGAAATTGCATCAGTGCGGTTTGCCAAAATTGATAGCATTGGAGTTATTTAAGCCGTTCATTTTTAATAAGCTCGAAACTTTAGGAATTGCAACCACCATTAAGGCTGCGAAGAAAGAAGTTGAAAGCCAGACGCCAATCGTTTGGGACATTCTCGAAGAAGTGATTCGTGAACATCCAATCATGTTGAACCGTGCACCGACTTTGCACCGTCTTGGTATTCAGGCTTTTGAGCCAATGCTAATTGAAGGCAAAGCAATCCAATTGCACCCATTGGTTTGCGCAGCATTTAACGCAGACTTTGACGGCGACCAAATGGCGGTTCACGTTCCTTTGTCGCTCGAAGCGCAAATGGAAGCACGTACGCTGATGTTAGCCTCTAACAATGTGTTGTTCCCAGCGAACGGCGAGCCATCTATCGTTCCTTCACAGGACGTGGTGTTGGGTCTTTACTACGCTACCCGTGACAAGATCAACGGTAAAGGCGAAGGCATGGTTTTCGCGAACATTACTGAAGTAATGCGTGCATACGAAGCAGGTCAAGTTGAATTGGCATCTCGTGTTGCAGTGCGTATTACTGAGTATGACATCGTGGATAAGAAGGCGGAAGGCGATGCGCGTGTTTCTGAGAAGACCAAGATTTATCAAACATCAGTTGGCCGTGCCATCTTGTCTGAGATTTTGCCTAAAGGGATGTCTTTCGAGGAAATCAATAAACCTTTGAAGAAAAAAGAAATCTCCCGATTGATCAACACTTCTTTTCGTAAGTGTGGCTTGCGTGAGACCGTGATTTTTGCTGATCGTCTCTTGCAGTCTGGTTTCCGTTTGGCTACTAAGGCCGGTATCTCGATTGCGATCGACGATATGCTGATTCCAAGCTCTAAAGAGCGCATCATCACCGAAGCTTCTACCAAGGTGAAGGAATATGACAAGCAATTCATGTCTGGTCTCGTAACTAATCAAGAGCGTTATAACAACGTTGTTGATATTTGGGGTGCCGCTGGCGACCAAGTTGGTAAAGCGATGATGGATGAGTTATCACATGTGGATGTACTTGATCGTAACGGTAAGCCTGCCCGTCAAGAATCCTTTAACTCTATCTATATGATGGCGGACTCTGGTGCTCGCGGATCTGCAGCCCAGATTCGTCAGTTGGCCGGTATGCGTGGTTTGATGGCTAAGCCTGATGGCTCCATCATCGAAACCCCAATTACTGCGAACTTCCGTGAAGGCTTGAACGTGTTGCAGTACTTCATTTCAACCCACGGTGCTCGTAAAGGTTTGGCTGACACTGCATTGAAAACTGCTAACTCCGGTTACTTGACACGTCGTTTATGCGACGTAACACAAGACCTCGTTGTGATCGAAGAAGATTGCGGTACGACTACTGGTGTAACCATGAAAGCGCTTGTTGAAGGCGGCGAAATTATCGAGGCATTGCGCGATCGTATTTTGGGCCGTGTATGTATCGGTGACATCGTTCGTCCTGACACACAAGAGATCACTGTTCCTAATGACACATTGCTCGATGAAGATCATGTTGATCAAATCGTTGCATTGGGTATCGACGAAGTCAAAGTTCGCACAGTACTCTCTTGCCAGACCCGTTATGGTTTGTGCGCGAAGTGCTATGGACGTGATTTAGGTCGCGGTGGCTTGGTGAACGTTGGTGAGGCGGTTGGTGTGATTGCTGCTCAGTCCATCGGTGAGCCAGGCACACAGTTGACAATGCGCACCTTCCACATCGGTGGTGCGGCTTCACGCGCTTTAGTTGCAAGTAATATTGAAGCTAAATCGAATGGTACTTTGAAGTTCTCTGGCGCGATGCGTGTTGTGAAAAACGCTAAGGGTGAGCAGATCGTGATTTCACGCTCTGGCGAAGCTTTGATCGTTGAAGACAATGGTCGTGAACGCGAGCGTCATAAAGTTCCTTACGGCGCAACTCTCTTGTTAAAAGAAGACGCAGCAGTGAAAGCCGGAGCAAGCTTGGCAACTTGGGACCCATTAACACGCCCGATCATTTCTGAGTATGCTGGTGTTGCTCGCTTTGACAACGTTGAAGAAGGCGTCACCGTTGCCAAACAGGTTGATGAAGTAACTGGCCTTTCAACTTTGGTGGTCATTGATGGTCAACGTCGTTCAGCAGCGAGCAAAGGCGTTCGCCCAGTAATCAACTTGGTTGATGACAAGGGCAATGATGTCATGATCGCCGGCACCGATCACCCAGTAAATATTGGCCTCCAAGTGGGCGCCTTGATTACTGTTAAAGATGGTCAGACAGTCGAAGTTGGTGAAGTATTAGCACGTATTCCAATCGAATCACAGAAGACTCGCGACATTACTGGTGGTTTGCCACGCGTTGCAGAGTTGTTCGAAGCACGCTCACCAAAAGACGCAGCGGTATTGGCGAAAGTGACTGGAACCGTTTCTTTTGGTAAAGAAACTAAGGGTAAGCAACGTTTGGTGATTACCGATATGGATGGTGAAGCTAATGAATTCTTGATTTCTAAAGAAAAGCAAGTTCTCGTTCATGACGGCCAAGTTGTGAACAAGGGCGAGATGATTGTGGAAGGTCCTGCTGATCCGCATGACATCTTGACTCTCAAAGGCATCGAAGAGTTAGCTCTCTACATCGTCGACGAGGTTCAGGACGTTTATCGTCTCCAGGGGGTGAAGATTAATGACACACACATTGAAGTTATTGTGCGTCAGATGTTGCGTCGTGTTCAGGTAACTGAACCGGGTGATACATCCTTCATTACTGGTGAGCAGGTGGAGCGCTCCAAGTTATATGACGAAAATGATCGTGTCATTGCTGAAGGTAAACACCCTGCTCAGTTCGATAACGTATTGCTTGGTATTACTAAAGCATCTTTGTCGACCGATAGCTTCATTTCGGCGGCCTCTTTCCAAGAAACCACTCGTGTATTGACCGAAGCTGCAATTATGGGCAAGACCGATACTCTTCGTGGCCTCAAGGAAAACGTCATTATTGGTCGTTTGATCCCTGCTGGTACTGGCTTGTCTTACCGCCGTGCACGCAAGGTCAGAGAGCAATTCGAGCGCGATTGTGCTCAAATGATTGCCGCCGAAGAGGAAGCAATGGCCAATATGCTTGTAGCAATTGAGACTGAAGTCGTTGCTCCTACTGGGGAGGTTGATTAA
- the rpsL gene encoding 30S ribosomal protein S12, producing MPTINQLLRKPRTRLTVKSKSPALQNSPQRRGVCTRVYTTTPKKPNSALRKVAKVRLTNGFEVISYIGGEGHNLQEHSVVLIRGGRVKDLPGVRYHIVRGSLDLQGVKDRKQARSKYGAKRAKKAA from the coding sequence ATGCCAACAATTAATCAATTATTACGCAAGCCAAGAACAAGGCTTACCGTTAAAAGCAAGAGCCCTGCGCTGCAAAACAGCCCACAGCGCCGTGGTGTATGTACACGTGTGTACACAACCACTCCTAAAAAGCCTAACTCTGCGCTACGTAAGGTAGCTAAAGTTCGGTTAACCAATGGTTTTGAAGTGATTTCATACATTGGCGGTGAAGGCCATAACCTCCAGGAACACTCAGTAGTGCTGATCCGTGGTGGTCGTGTGAAGGACTTGCCAGGTGTGCGTTACCACATCGTCCGCGGTTCTTTGGACTTACAAGGCGTTAAAGATCGCAAGCAAGCCCGTTCTAAGTATGGAGCAAAGCGCGCTAAGAAAGCTGCTTAA
- the rpsG gene encoding 30S ribosomal protein S7 yields MPRRREVPKREILPDPKFGNVEVAKFMNVLMLDGKKSVAERIVYGAFDHIEKKANKEPLEIFSTAMGNVKPMVEVKSRRVGGANYQVPAEVRPSRRSALAMRWLREAAKKRGEKSMAQRLANELLEAAEGRGGAMKKREEVHRMAEANKAFSHFRF; encoded by the coding sequence ATGCCACGTCGTCGTGAAGTTCCCAAAAGGGAAATTTTGCCGGATCCAAAATTCGGTAATGTAGAAGTAGCTAAATTCATGAACGTCCTCATGTTGGACGGCAAGAAATCGGTAGCAGAACGCATTGTGTATGGCGCCTTTGATCATATCGAGAAAAAAGCAAATAAAGAACCACTCGAAATTTTTTCAACTGCCATGGGTAACGTTAAGCCGATGGTGGAAGTAAAAAGTCGTCGTGTTGGTGGTGCTAACTATCAAGTTCCAGCTGAAGTTCGCCCATCACGTCGTTCCGCCTTGGCAATGCGCTGGTTGCGTGAAGCCGCTAAAAAGCGTGGCGAAAAATCAATGGCTCAACGTTTGGCCAACGAATTATTAGAAGCTGCTGAAGGTCGTGGCGGCGCTATGAAGAAGCGTGAAGAAGTGCACCGCATGGCAGAAGCCAATAAGGCTTTCTCACATTTCCGCTTCTAA
- the fusA gene encoding elongation factor G, with amino-acid sequence MARKTPIDKYRNIGISAHIDAGKTTTTERVLFYTGVNHKIGEVHDGAATMDWMEQEQERGITITSAATTTFWKGMAGNMPEHRINIIDTPGHVDFTIEVERSMRVLDGACMVYCAVGGVQPQSETVWRQANKYQVPRLAFVNKMDRTGANFFTVYDQMKARLKANPILIQIPIGAEDNFKGVIDLVKMKAIIWDEASQGTKFTYEDIPAELQTSAEEWREKMLEAAAESSEELMEKYLGGEGLTEDEIKKALRQRTIANEIVPMLCGTAFKNKGVQAMLDAVVELLPSPLDVPPVPCGLEDGTPAERKAADDEKFSALAFKIMTDPFVGQLIFFRVYSGVMKSGDTIYNPIKGKKERVGRLLQMHANQREEIKEVYAGDIAAAVGLKDVTTGETLCDPDSIVILERMVFPESVISQAVEPKTKADQEKMGLALNRLAQEDPSFRVKTDEESGQTIISGMGELHLEILVDRMKREFGVEATVGKPQVAYRETIRKTCDEVEGKFVKQSGGRGQYGHVVLKLEPQEPGKGFEFVDAIKGGVVPREYIPAVEKGIIETLNSGILAGYPVVDVKATLFFGSYHDVDSNENAFKMAGSMAFKDGMRRAAPVLLEPMMAVEVETPEDFMGNVMGDLSSRRGILQGMDDIPGGGKIVRAEVPLAEIFGYSTDLRSLTQGRATYTMEFKHYSEAPKNVAEAVMAAKAK; translated from the coding sequence GTGGCACGTAAAACTCCCATCGACAAATACCGCAATATTGGTATTTCTGCGCATATTGACGCAGGTAAGACAACAACTACAGAACGCGTTCTGTTCTATACCGGTGTTAATCACAAAATCGGTGAAGTGCATGATGGCGCAGCTACCATGGACTGGATGGAGCAAGAGCAAGAGCGTGGCATCACCATTACTTCTGCTGCTACCACCACTTTCTGGAAGGGTATGGCAGGCAATATGCCTGAGCACCGTATCAACATTATTGATACCCCAGGACACGTAGATTTCACCATTGAAGTTGAGCGCTCTATGCGCGTTTTGGATGGCGCTTGCATGGTTTATTGTGCGGTAGGTGGTGTTCAGCCACAATCTGAAACTGTTTGGCGTCAAGCTAACAAGTATCAGGTGCCACGTTTGGCGTTCGTAAACAAGATGGACCGTACTGGTGCGAACTTCTTCACAGTTTATGACCAGATGAAAGCCCGTCTTAAAGCGAACCCAATCTTGATCCAGATTCCAATCGGCGCAGAAGACAACTTCAAAGGCGTTATTGACTTGGTAAAAATGAAAGCCATTATTTGGGATGAGGCCTCACAAGGTACTAAGTTCACGTACGAAGATATTCCTGCTGAGTTGCAAACATCTGCTGAAGAGTGGCGCGAGAAAATGCTCGAAGCCGCTGCAGAGAGCTCAGAAGAGTTGATGGAAAAGTATCTCGGCGGCGAAGGCTTGACAGAAGATGAAATCAAAAAAGCATTGCGTCAACGTACTATTGCTAATGAAATCGTTCCAATGTTGTGCGGAACTGCCTTTAAGAACAAAGGTGTTCAGGCAATGTTGGATGCGGTAGTTGAGTTATTACCATCTCCATTAGATGTGCCGCCAGTGCCATGTGGATTGGAAGACGGTACACCTGCAGAACGAAAAGCTGCCGATGATGAGAAATTTTCAGCATTGGCATTTAAGATCATGACCGACCCATTCGTTGGTCAGCTCATTTTCTTTCGTGTTTACTCAGGTGTAATGAAGTCTGGCGACACCATCTACAACCCAATTAAGGGAAAAAAAGAGCGTGTTGGTCGCTTGTTGCAAATGCACGCTAACCAACGTGAAGAAATTAAAGAAGTTTACGCAGGTGATATCGCTGCTGCTGTTGGTCTCAAAGATGTAACCACAGGTGAGACATTGTGCGATCCAGATAGCATTGTGATCCTGGAGCGCATGGTATTCCCAGAGTCAGTGATCTCTCAAGCAGTGGAGCCTAAGACAAAAGCTGACCAAGAAAAAATGGGGCTTGCATTAAATCGGTTAGCCCAAGAAGATCCTTCCTTCCGCGTGAAGACTGATGAAGAATCAGGCCAAACCATTATTTCCGGTATGGGCGAGCTCCACTTGGAAATTTTGGTTGATCGTATGAAGCGCGAATTTGGTGTTGAAGCCACTGTTGGTAAGCCACAGGTTGCTTACCGCGAAACAATTCGCAAAACCTGCGACGAAGTTGAAGGTAAGTTTGTTAAGCAATCTGGTGGTCGTGGTCAATATGGTCACGTTGTATTGAAGCTTGAGCCACAGGAACCAGGCAAAGGATTTGAATTCGTTGACGCTATTAAGGGCGGTGTTGTTCCACGCGAATACATCCCTGCAGTTGAAAAAGGCATTATTGAAACATTGAACTCCGGTATCTTGGCTGGGTATCCAGTCGTTGATGTCAAAGCAACATTGTTCTTCGGTTCATACCATGATGTTGACTCCAATGAAAACGCATTTAAGATGGCGGGCTCGATGGCGTTTAAAGACGGTATGCGCAGAGCGGCTCCAGTATTGCTCGAGCCAATGATGGCTGTAGAAGTTGAAACGCCAGAAGATTTCATGGGTAACGTAATGGGTGACCTCTCATCCCGTCGCGGTATTTTGCAAGGTATGGATGACATTCCAGGTGGCGGCAAGATTGTTCGCGCTGAAGTGCCATTGGCAGAGATATTTGGTTACTCAACCGACTTGCGCTCGTTGACCCAAGGTCGTGCTACCTACACCATGGAATTTAAGCATTATTCCGAAGCACCTAAGAACGTTGCAGAAGCAGTTATGGCTGCTAAAGCGAAATAA
- the rpsJ gene encoding 30S ribosomal protein S10 → MQNQKIRIRLKAFDYRLIDQSAAEIVDTAKRTGAVVKGPVPLPTRIERFDILRSPHVNKTSRDQLEIRTHLRLMDIIDPTEKTVDALMKLDLPAGVYVEIKLQ, encoded by the coding sequence ATGCAAAACCAAAAAATTCGTATTCGTCTTAAAGCATTTGATTATCGTTTGATCGACCAGTCTGCTGCTGAAATTGTTGATACAGCCAAGCGTACTGGTGCAGTTGTTAAGGGTCCAGTACCTCTGCCAACTCGTATCGAGCGTTTTGATATCTTACGTTCCCCGCATGTGAACAAGACATCTCGTGATCAGTTAGAGATCCGTACCCATCTCCGTTTGATGGATATCATTGATCCTACAGAGAAAACTGTAGATGCATTGATGAAATTAGACCTCCCAGCAGGTGTGTACGTCGAAATTAAGTTGCAGTAA
- the rplC gene encoding 50S ribosomal protein L3 has protein sequence MSLGLIGRKVGMTRLFTDEGEAIPVTVIDVSDNRVAQIKSQVTDGYDAIQLAHGIRRATRVTKSMAGHFAKAGVMAGNALNEFHLDAATIAAMTPGQVVPADAAFTAGQKVDVQGVTIGKGYAGTIKRYHFASGRASHGNSRAHNVPGSIGMAQDPGRVFPGKRMTGHFGDVTRTVQNLVIARIDAERNLIMVKGAIPGAPGGKVIVTPAVKTPLKKK, from the coding sequence ATGAGCTTAGGCTTAATCGGCCGCAAGGTCGGCATGACCCGTCTGTTTACGGACGAAGGGGAAGCGATTCCTGTGACTGTAATCGACGTGAGCGACAACAGAGTCGCTCAAATCAAGAGCCAGGTAACTGATGGCTATGACGCTATCCAGTTGGCGCATGGCATACGTAGAGCGACTCGCGTTACTAAATCAATGGCTGGTCACTTTGCAAAAGCAGGCGTGATGGCTGGTAATGCACTCAACGAATTTCATTTAGATGCAGCAACAATTGCAGCAATGACACCAGGACAAGTTGTTCCTGCTGATGCTGCATTTACTGCTGGTCAAAAAGTGGATGTGCAAGGCGTAACCATCGGTAAGGGTTACGCAGGCACCATCAAGCGTTATCACTTCGCTTCTGGTCGAGCATCACATGGTAACTCCAGAGCACATAACGTACCCGGCTCCATCGGTATGGCGCAAGATCCGGGTCGCGTTTTCCCGGGTAAGCGCATGACTGGCCACTTTGGTGACGTTACTCGCACCGTACAAAATTTAGTCATCGCACGCATTGATGCAGAGCGTAATCTCATCATGGTTAAAGGCGCCATTCCAGGCGCTCCGGGCGGTAAAGTTATTGTTACTCCAGCGGTGAAGACACCGTTGAAGAAGAAATAA
- the rplD gene encoding 50S ribosomal protein L4 — MELKLLQEDGTLGAGVKASPEVFEREYNEALVHQVVVAYQANARSGNRAQKDREQVKHTTKKPWRQKGTGRARAGMSSSPLWRGGGRIFPNSPEENFSQKVNKKMYRAGMRSILSQLAREGRLNVVCQFNLDAPKTKVLADKVKAMGLDSVLIIVDQVSENLYLASRNLHKVAVVEPQHADPLALVQYKKVLVSKAAIAKIEELLK, encoded by the coding sequence ATGGAACTTAAGCTTCTCCAAGAGGATGGTACTTTAGGTGCAGGCGTAAAAGCTTCACCAGAGGTATTCGAGCGTGAATATAACGAAGCCTTGGTACACCAAGTTGTAGTGGCTTACCAAGCAAATGCACGTAGCGGTAATCGCGCACAAAAAGACCGTGAGCAAGTTAAGCACACTACCAAGAAGCCTTGGCGTCAAAAGGGTACTGGTCGGGCACGTGCTGGTATGAGCTCGTCCCCGCTGTGGCGTGGAGGTGGTCGTATATTCCCGAATTCTCCAGAAGAGAATTTTAGCCAAAAAGTAAACAAGAAAATGTATCGCGCAGGTATGAGATCGATTTTGTCTCAGTTAGCCCGCGAAGGTCGATTGAATGTTGTTTGTCAATTCAATCTAGATGCTCCAAAGACCAAAGTTTTAGCTGACAAAGTTAAAGCTATGGGCTTGGATTCAGTCTTGATCATTGTTGATCAGGTTAGCGAGAATTTGTACTTGGCCTCACGTAATTTGCATAAAGTTGCAGTGGTTGAGCCGCAGCATGCCGATCCATTAGCTTTGGTTCAATACAAAAAAGTATTGGTAAGCAAAGCAGCGATCGCCAAAATTGAGGAGTTGCTGAAATGA
- the rplW gene encoding 50S ribosomal protein L23, producing the protein MSQVRKNDHNLMKVLLGPVISEKATMVAEKNEQVVFQMARDANKLDVKQAVELLFKVQVDSVQIVNQKGKPKRYGRFEGRRDHTKKAYVNLKPGQEINFEAEANSSCL; encoded by the coding sequence ATGAGCCAAGTCCGTAAAAACGATCACAACCTCATGAAGGTTCTGCTTGGTCCGGTAATCTCTGAAAAAGCCACTATGGTTGCCGAGAAAAATGAACAAGTAGTTTTCCAAATGGCTCGCGATGCCAATAAGCTCGATGTTAAACAAGCAGTTGAATTGCTCTTCAAAGTGCAAGTTGACTCAGTGCAAATCGTGAATCAAAAAGGTAAGCCTAAGCGCTATGGCCGTTTTGAAGGTCGTCGTGACCATACTAAGAAGGCCTACGTGAATTTGAAGCCAGGCCAAGAAATCAACTTTGAAGCGGAGGCGAATTCATCATGCCTTTGA
- the rplB gene encoding 50S ribosomal protein L2 — MPLMKTKPTSPGRRSMVKVVNPDLHKGKPFAPLLEPQFQKAGRNNNSHITIRHKGGGHKHHYRVVDFKRNDKDGIPAKVERLEYDPNRSANIALIVFADGERRYIPAAKGMTVGQAMMNGSEAPIKSGNNLPIRNIPVGSTIHCVEIMPGKGAQVARSAGGSAVLLAREGVYAQVRLRSGEVRRVLIECRATIGEVGNEEHSLRQIGKAGANRWRGIRPTVRGVAMNPVDHPHGGGEGRTGEGRVPVSPWGTPTKGYRTRRNKRTTSMIVQRRQKR; from the coding sequence ATGCCTTTGATGAAGACAAAACCGACCTCACCAGGTCGTCGCTCAATGGTCAAGGTGGTCAATCCTGACCTCCATAAAGGTAAGCCTTTTGCACCACTACTTGAGCCACAGTTCCAAAAAGCAGGTCGCAATAACAACAGTCACATCACTATCCGTCATAAAGGTGGTGGTCATAAGCATCACTATCGTGTTGTTGACTTCAAGCGCAACGACAAAGATGGTATTCCAGCAAAAGTTGAGCGTTTGGAATATGACCCAAACCGCAGTGCAAATATCGCTTTGATCGTGTTTGCTGATGGTGAGCGTCGCTATATTCCTGCGGCTAAGGGTATGACTGTTGGTCAGGCAATGATGAATGGCTCAGAAGCGCCTATCAAGTCTGGTAACAATTTACCAATTCGTAACATTCCAGTTGGTAGCACAATTCACTGCGTTGAAATCATGCCAGGCAAAGGTGCGCAAGTTGCACGTTCTGCTGGTGGTTCAGCAGTATTGTTGGCTCGCGAAGGTGTTTACGCTCAAGTGCGTTTACGCTCCGGTGAAGTTCGCCGTGTTCTGATTGAGTGCCGCGCCACCATTGGTGAAGTTGGCAACGAAGAGCACAGCTTGCGTCAAATTGGTAAAGCAGGTGCAAATCGCTGGCGTGGCATTCGCCCAACCGTTCGCGGTGTAGCAATGAACCCAGTAGATCACCCACATGGTGGTGGTGAAGGTAGAACTGGCGAAGGCCGTGTTCCTGTATCCCCATGGGGTACTCCAACCAAAGGTTATCGCACACGTCGTAATAAGCGTACAACTTCGATGATCGTTCAACGTCGTCAAAAACGTTAA
- the rpsS gene encoding 30S ribosomal protein S19: MTRSAKKGPFCDASLVKKVEVAQANKDKKPIKTWSRRSTILPDFIGLTIAVHNGRQHVPVYVSENMVGHKLGEFALTRTFKGHAADKKVTKK; the protein is encoded by the coding sequence ATGACACGTTCAGCTAAAAAAGGCCCATTCTGCGACGCCAGCTTAGTAAAAAAAGTTGAAGTTGCACAAGCCAACAAAGACAAAAAGCCGATCAAAACTTGGTCACGCCGTTCAACAATCCTCCCAGACTTTATTGGTCTGACGATTGCTGTACATAACGGTCGTCAACACGTTCCGGTATATGTATCAGAAAACATGGTGGGTCATAAGTTAGGCGAATTTGCCTTGACCCGTACTTTCAAAGGTCACGCTGCTGACAAGAAAGTAACGAAGAAGTAA
- the rplV gene encoding 50S ribosomal protein L22, with translation MMEVKAIHKGARISAQKTRLAADQIRGLPIARALNILNFSPKKAAFIVKKVVESAVANAEHNKGADIDELKVSAIIVDKGTSLKRFTARAKGRGNQIEKQTCHISVTLSN, from the coding sequence ATGATGGAAGTTAAAGCTATTCACAAGGGTGCCCGCATTTCTGCGCAAAAGACACGTTTGGCTGCTGACCAAATTCGTGGTTTGCCAATTGCTCGCGCATTAAACATTTTGAACTTCAGCCCCAAGAAAGCTGCCTTCATTGTGAAAAAAGTTGTTGAGTCCGCTGTGGCCAACGCTGAACACAATAAGGGTGCTGACATTGACGAGCTCAAGGTTTCAGCAATTATTGTTGATAAAGGCACGTCATTGAAGCGCTTTACCGCACGCGCTAAGGGTCGTGGCAATCAAATTGAAAAACAAACTTGTCACATTAGCGTGACCTTGAGTAACTAA